The Papaver somniferum cultivar HN1 chromosome 3, ASM357369v1, whole genome shotgun sequence genome includes a region encoding these proteins:
- the LOC113358099 gene encoding mitogen-activated protein kinase kinase kinase YODA-like, with protein MGDNPSPLEQQQQLLKKIQELEAGHAHLQDEITKLTLSARPGHRNNNQRSHSVSPQRSRFSRRGGDEERNRGNSGQWKMGSASFGHSPLQRVNSSNSISRRRPSAEFSNPSKGSETAVVSFSNKQYLNILQSMGQSVHIFEPNGRVIHWNQMAESLYGYSASEALGQDIRTLIVDSRDCDEANQIVERNSLGENWTGQCTVKNKQGERFLVLATNTPFYDDNGSLVGIISVSGDTQPFREVVFPSSERKFPEVSTRSSPTSNTGVDSQQPLQVMIASKISNLASRMTNKVRSKMKTSDNTLEYETRDANSNSQHFDRWEVPCSSGASSPRGDLSSTPFGGHSQGSLRSQEQPTGHSGDDGDGKIGIHMRITSKAEAWIGKKGISWPWRGSEQDGSVARTTRDVTVLNDEHEIDDQQKSSDTIVKPEIQVVGRNQFENEAPGSWSSSLNATSLSSVSTSGSNSSSGIREVDRETCSLDYDILWEDLTVGEQIGQGSCGTVYHGLWCGSDVAVKVFSKIEYSDDLLRAFRQEVLLMKRLRHPNVLLFMGAVASPQHMCIVTEFLPRGSLFQFLQRSTQKLDWRRRVLMALDIARGMNYLHCCNPPIVHRDLKSSNLLVDKNWNVKVGDFGLSKLKHQTFLSTLTGKGTPQWMAPEVLRNERSDEKSDVYSYGVVLWEIATQKIPWDNFNSMQVVGAVGFMDQRPDIPKEMDPRWVSIIESCWHSDPKCRPTFQELLEILKDLQRQYSVKAQASRVAQGRSTTLAPDI; from the exons ATGGGTGACAATCCTTCACCACTAGAACAACAGCAACAACTCCTAAAGAAGATTCAGGAACTTGAAGCAGGACATGCTCATCTCCAAGATGAAATTACCAAATTGACTCTCTCTGCTAGACCAGGTCACAGGAACAACAATCAGAGGTCTCACTCTGTATCACCACAAAGATCCAGATTTTCAAGAAGAGGTGGTGATGAAGAAAGGAATAGGGGGAACTCTGGTCAATGGAAAATGGGTTCTGCTTCATTTGGACATTCTCCTTTACAGAGAGTCAATAGTAGTAATAGTATCAGTAGAAGAAGACCTAGTGCTGAGTTTTCAAATCCTAGTAAAGGAAGTGAAACTGCTGTTGTTAGTTTTAGTAATAAACAGTATCTTAATATCTTGCAGTCCATGGGTCAATCTGTTCATATCTTTGAGCCTAATGGTCGCGTAATTCACTG GAATCAAATGGCTGAGAGCCTCTATGGTTATTCTGCATCAGAAGCGCTTGGTCAGGATATTCGCACTCTTATTGTTGATTCCAGAGACTGTGATGAAGCTAATCAAATAGTGGAGAGGAATTCCTTAGGGGAGAATTGGACTGGACAGTGTACTGTCAAGAATAAACAAGGGGAAAGGTTTCTTGTCCTTGCAACCAATACGCCGTTCTATGATGATAATGGTAGTTTGGTTGGGATTATTAGTGTATCTGGAGATACTCAGCCCTTTCGAGAGGTTGTATTCCCATCTTCTGAAAGAAAATTTCCAGAAGTGTCTACCAGGAGTAGTCCAACTAGTAATACTGGTGTTGATTCTCAACAACCTCTGCAAGTTATGATTGCCTCAAAGATTTCGAATCTG GCGTCCAGAATGACCAATAAAGTCCGATCGAAAATGAAGACGAGTGATAACACCTTAGAATACGAAACGCGTGATGCAAATTCAAATAGCCAACATTTTGATCGTTGGGAGGTTCCATGTTCCAGTGGAGCTAGCTCGCCTAGGGGAGACTTATCCTCGACTCCCTTCGGTGGTCATTCTCAGGGTTCTCTAAGATCCCAGGAACAGCCCACAGGACATTCTGGTGATGATGGTGATGGGAAGATTGGGATCCACATGAGAATAACCTCCAAGGCAGAGGCTTGGATTGGCAAGAAGGGGATATCCTGGCCATGGAGGGGAAGTGAACAGGATGGGTCAGTAGCAAGGACTACACGTGATGTTACGGTTttgaatgatgaacatgaaattgATGATCAGCAGAAGAGTTCTGATACCATTGTAAAGCCGGAAATCCAGGTTGTAGGTAGGAATCAATTTGAAAATGAAGCCCCTGGTTCTTGGTCTTCTTCTCTGAATGCTACCAGCTTAAGCAGTGTAAGCACTAGTGGTAGTAACAGTAGCAGTGGTATTCGTGAAGTTGATAGGGAAACATGTTCGTTGGATTATGATATTTTGTGGGAAGACTTAACGGTTGGAGAACAAATAGGGCAAG GTTCATGCGGCACTGTGTATCATGGTCTTTGGTGTGGCTCG GATGTTGCAGTAAAGGTATTTTCAAAGATCGAGTACTCGGATGATTTGCTGCGTGCCTTTAGACAAGAG GTATTACTTATGAAGAGGCTGCGACATCCAAATGTGCTACTTTTTATGGGGGCAGTAGCATCACCTCAGCATATGTGCATTGTCACCGAGTTCCTGCCACG TGGAAGTTTATTTCAGTTCCTTCAAAGGAGCACCCAGAAATTAGATTGGAGGCGACGTGTTCTCATGGCCTTGGACATT GCACGGGGTATGAATTATCTTCATTGCTGCAACCCACCTATTGTCCACCGAGACTTGAAGTCGTCAAATCTATTGGTTGATAAAAACTGGAATGTGAAG GTCGGAGACTTTGGTCTCTCAAAACTCAAACATCAAACATTTCTCTCAACACTGACTGGAAAAGGAACG CCGCAGTGGATGGCTCCCGAGGTTCTCCGTAACGAGCGCTCAGATGAGAA GTCTGATGTATATAGCTATGGAGTAGTATTGTGGGAAATTGCCACGCAGAAGATTccttgggataacttcaactcaATGCAG GTAGTTGGAGCTGTAGGCTTCATGGACCAACGACCTGACATCCCAAAAGAAATGGATCCACGATGGGTATCCATAATTGAGAGCTGCTGGCACAG TGACCCAAAATGCCGACCGACATTCCAGGAACTCCTAGAGATATTAAAAGATCTGCAGAGACAGTATTCCGTTAAAGCCCAAGCATCCCGCGTAGCACAAGGTCGTAGTACTACATTG